In Nyctibius grandis isolate bNycGra1 chromosome 28, bNycGra1.pri, whole genome shotgun sequence, a single genomic region encodes these proteins:
- the SRC gene encoding proto-oncogene tyrosine-protein kinase Src yields MGSSKSKPKDPSQRRRSLEPTDNAHHGGYPASQTPSKAAAPDAHRTPSRSFGTVAAESKLFGGFNTSDTVTSPQRAGALAGGVTTFVALYDYESRTETDLSFKKGERLQIVNNTEGDWWLAHSLTTGQTGYIPSNYVAPSDSIQAEEWYFGKITRRESERLLLNPENPRGTFLVRESETTKGAYCLSVSDFDNAKGLNVKHYKIRKLDSGGFYITSRTQFNSLQQLVAYYSKHADGLCHRLTNVCPTSKPQTQGLAKDAWEIPRESLRLEVKLGQGCFGEVWMGTWNGTTRVAIKTLKPGTMSPEAFLQEAQVMKKLRHEKLVQLYAVVSEEPIYIVTEYMSKGSLLDFLKGEMGKYLRLPQLVDMAAQIASGMAYVERMNYVHRDLRAANILVGENLVCKVADFGLARLIEDNEYTARQGAKFPIKWTAPEAALYGRFTIKSDVWSFGILLTELTTKGRVPYPGMVNREVLDQVERGYRMPCPPECPESLHDLMCQCWRKDPEERPTFEYLQAFLEDYFTSTEPQYQPGENL; encoded by the exons ATGGGGAGCAGCAAGAGCAAACCCAAAGACCCCAGCCAGCGCCGGCGCAGCCTGGAGCCCACCGACAACGCCCACCACGGGGGGTACCCGGCCTCGCAGACGCCCAGCAAGGCGGCTGCCCCCGACGCCCATCGCACGCCCAGCCGCTCCTTCGGGACCGTGGCCGCCGAGTCCAAGCTCTTTGGAGGCTTCAACACCTCCGACACGGTCACATCGCCGCAGCGTGCCGGAGCGCTGGCGG gtggagtcaccaccttCGTGGCCCTCTACGACTACGAGTCCCGGACCGAAACGGACTTGTCCTTCAAGAAAGGAGAGCGCCTGCAAATCGTCAACAACAC GGAAGGTGACTGGTGGCTGGCTCATTCCCTCACTACAGGACAGACGGGCTACATCCCCAGTAACTATGTCGCGCCCTCAGACTCCATCCAGGCTGAAGA GTGGTATTTTGGGAAGATCACTCGCCGGGAGTCCGAGCGGCTGCTGCTCAACCCCGAAAACCCCCGAGGGACCTTCCTGGTCCGGGAGAGCGAGACCACGAAAg GTGCCTACTGCCTCTCCGTCTCGGACTTCGACAACGCCAAAGGGCTCAATGTGAAGCACTACAAGATCCGCAAGCTGGACAGCGGCGGCTTCTACATCACCTCCCGCACCCAGTTCaacagcctgcagcagctggtggcCTATTACTCCA AACACGCTGACGGGTTGTGCCACCGTCTCACCAACGTGTGCCCCACGTCCAAGCCCCAGACCCAAGGCCTTGCCAAGGATGCCTGGGAAATCCCCCGGGAATCACTGCGGCTGGAGGTCAAGCTGGGACAGGGCTGCTTCGGAGAGGTGTGGATGG GGACCTGGAACGGCACCACCCGGGTGGCCATCAAGACGCTGAAGCCCGGCACCATGTCCCCGGAGGCCTTCCTGCAGGAAGCCCAGGTCATGAAGAAGCTCCGGCACGAGAAGCTGGTTCAGCTCTACGCTGTGGTTTCAGAGGAGCCCATTTACATCGTCACTGAGTACATGAGCAAGG GGAGCCTCCTGGACTTCCTGAAGGGTGAGATGGGCAAGTACCTGCGGCTGCCCCAGCTCGTGGATATGGCGGCTCAG ATCGCATCCGGCATGGCCTACGTGGAGAGGATGAACTACGTCCACCGGGACCTCCGGGCAGCCAACATCCTCGTGGGGGAGAACCTGGTGTGCAAAGTGGCCGACTTCGGCTTGGCGCGCCTCATCGAGGACAACGAGTACACGGCCCGGCAAG GCGCCAAGTTCCCCATCAAGTGGACGGCCCCCGAAGCTGCTCTGTACGGCAGGTTCACCATCAAGTCGGACGTCTGGTCCTTCGGCATCCTCTTGACCGAGCTGACCACCAAGGGCAGAGTGCCATACCCAG GGATGGTGAACCGGGAGGTGCTGGACCAGGTGGAGCGGGGGTACCGCATGCCCTGCCCGCCCGAGTGCCCTGAGTCTCTGCACGACCTCATGTGCCAGTGCTGGCGGAAGGACCCGGAGGAGCGACCCACCTTCGAGTACCTGCAGGCTTTCCTGGAGGACTACTTCACCTCGACAGAGCCCCAGTACCAGCCTGGCGAGAACCTATAG
- the BLCAP gene encoding apoptosis inducing factor BLCAP codes for MYCLQWLLPVLLIPKPLNPALWFSHSMFMGFYLLSFLLERKPCTICALVFLAALFLICYSCWGNCFLYHCTGSQLPESAHDPSIVGT; via the coding sequence aTGTACTGCCTTCAGTGGTTGCTACCTGTCCTGCTCATACCCAAGCCCCTCAACCCAGCGTTGTGGTTCAGTCACTCAATGTTCATGGGCTTCTACCTGCTCAGTTTCCTCCTGGAACGGAAACCTTGCACGATTTGTGCCTTGGTCTTCCTGGCAGCTCTATTCCTCATCTGCTACAGCTGCTGGGGGAACTGCTTCTTGTATCACTGCACAGGATCCCAGTTGCCGGAATCAGCTCACGATCCCAGCATAGTGGGCACCTAG